CGATGATGCCGTCCGCGAGCCGCGCGGCGCTGCGGCTCAAGCGGAAGTTCAGCCGCGACAGCCAGTCGCGCCGGGTGCGGTCGATGATCGTCGAGCGCACGCCCCACACCACGCGCGTGCCGGGGCGCGCGACGCGCGCAAGCAAGGCCAGCATGTTGCCCAGCGTCATGTAGCCGTGCACGATTTCGGCGTCGCTTTGGCGCAGCGTGCGCAGCAAGCGCCACATGAATCCGGCGACGTCCCAGCGGCCGCGCTTGTGCAGGTCGATCAGCGGCACGCCCGCGTTTTCCAGTTCGGACTGGAAAACGCCACCGCCGTAGCAGCAGACCACCGTGACCGGCCAGCCGCGGCGGTGCAGGCCGCACGCCAGCGCGACCAGTTGCCGTTCCGCGCCGCCCTGGCGCAGCGAGCGGACCAGGAACAACACGCGCGGCGTGTCGACGGCTTCATCGAGGCGCGGATCGCGCGCGGTGTCGCAGACGGCATTCATCGCGGCATCGCCCCAGCGGCGGGTGCGGGCAGCACCGAAGCCACCAGCGCGTTCCATTGATCGAGGATCGTTGCAGGGGAATAGCGCGCGCTCACGTCGCGCGCGCGGCGGCCGAGTTGCGCGCGCAGCCCGGCATCGCCCATCAGCGTGTCGAGCGCGGCGGCCAACGCGGGCACGTCGCCGGCGGGCACCAGCCAGCCGTTCTGGCGATGCTCGATCAGTTCGCGCGGGCCGGCATCGCAGTCGAAGCTCACGCACGCGAGGCCTTCCGTCATCGCTTCCAGCAACGCGTTCGGAAAACCTTCGTAGCGCGACGACAGCACGAACAAATCCGCGCGCCGCATCAACCTGCGCACGTGCGCATCGAAGCCCGGCATCGAGATGCGCGCGCCGAGCCCGTGTTCGGCGGCCTTGCGCTCAAGCGCGGCGCGCAGCGGCCCCTCGCCGAGGATCACGAGGTTCCAGCCGGGATGGCGCGGCGCGGCTTGCGCGAACGCCTCGATCAGCAGGTCGAAGCCTTTTTCGGGCGACAATCTGCCGACCGCGAGCAAGGTGCGCGCACCGGTGCGTTCATCCGCAATTGCATCGTCCGGGCGCGATTCGACGGTCACCGGATTGGCGATCACCTCCACCCGCCGGCGCACCAGCGCCTCCAGGTCGGCGGCCGAGCGGCGCGTCTGCGCGACGATCGCGGTGGCGCGCGGATAAGACCAGCGGCGCAGCGTGCGCCAGACACCGCGCATGTGGTGGCCGTTCAGGGCCGTGCGTTCGGAAATGATCACCGGCACCCGCAAGCCGGCGGCGGCGATCAGGACGCGCACGTTGCTCTCCGCGATGAAGCTGATCACGGCGTCGGGCCGGCTCGCCGCGATCGCGCGGCGCAGCGCGCGGATGCGCACCAGGTTGTTCCCGATCGCCGCGAGCAGGTTCGCGGAATTGCCGGCCACGTCCAGGGCGATCCTGCGCACCGACGGATTCAGCGGGTAACGATCCATGCGGTCCGACGCCAGCGTGATCAGGGTGACCTCGTCGCCGCGCTCCACCCATTCGTTGGCGAGCAGCGTCATCACGCGCTCCGCGCCGCCACCGCCGAGGGACGAAATGACCAGGACGAGCTTCATGCTTGCGTGCCCTTGCCCCGTTCGAGCGAGCCGAACACCGACGGCTCGACGCCGAGCCGCGTGACGACGAACCACCACGCCAGGCCGCGCCAGACGAACAGCGACAGCGTGGCGCCGATGGCGGCGCCGGTGGCGCCGAGCCTGGGTACCAGCAGGACCGCCGCGACACAGTTCGCCACGATGCCGATCAGGATGAAAGCCGAGGCCTGCTTCTGGTACTTCGTCATCGACAGCATGAAACCGACTTCGCCGAAGCAGCAGGTGGCGCAATAGCCCAACAGCAGGATCAGCAGCGGCACGTAGGCGGTATCGAAGTCGTGGCCGAACAGGCCCAGCAGCCACCGCCCCGCCACCACGCAGAACAAGGTGACGCACGCTGCACCCGCGAGGCCGATGCGCGCGCCCTGCACGGCGACGGATTGCAGCCCCTGCATGTCACGCGCGTCGTAACGCTCGGCGATCAGCGGCGCCAGCACCACGTTGACCGCCTGCGTCGCGAAGAACGCGAAGCCGGCCATCTTCACCGCCGCGTAATACGGCCCGACGTCGCCGGTGCCCATCATCGCACCCAGCAGCATCACGTCGAGCCGCGCCCCGCCGACGGTGATGATCGACAGCAGCGACAGTTGCCAGCCCACCTTGATCCAGCGGCGCGCCTCGTAACGCGGGTGCACGCCGCGCCCCGGCGCCGGCCACGCGCGCGTCAGGTGCCAGCCCGAGGCCA
The genomic region above belongs to Rhodanobacteraceae bacterium and contains:
- a CDS encoding Alpha-1,4-N-acetylgalactosamine transferase PglJ, with translation MKLVLVISSLGGGGAERVMTLLANEWVERGDEVTLITLASDRMDRYPLNPSVRRIALDVAGNSANLLAAIGNNLVRIRALRRAIAASRPDAVISFIAESNVRVLIAAAGLRVPVIISERTALNGHHMRGVWRTLRRWSYPRATAIVAQTRRSAADLEALVRRRVEVIANPVTVESRPDDAIADERTGARTLLAVGRLSPEKGFDLLIEAFAQAAPRHPGWNLVILGEGPLRAALERKAAEHGLGARISMPGFDAHVRRLMRRADLFVLSSRYEGFPNALLEAMTEGLACVSFDCDAGPRELIEHRQNGWLVPAGDVPALAAALDTLMGDAGLRAQLGRRARDVSARYSPATILDQWNALVASVLPAPAAGAMPR